GGATCGAATCGTACACTTTTACCTGCACCATTTCCGGCGTCTGCGTTATGACTTCGCCAAACACCTCGTCGTCAAACAAAATATAGTCACCTACCTGCGATGGAAACCACGGCTCACCTGCTTCAAATTTCCGTGACTGATAACTCACCAGTTCGCGTACCGGAACTTGCAAACTCCCGCCCTGTAACGCGGGGTTTACCAATGTCGCATAAAACGTCAACGCGTTTACCTGCCACGGAAGCCCGTTATAGTTGATGCGTTCGCCTTCACGCACGGGACCGAAGTTGAGCATGATTTTCATTTCGGTGAGCACTTTGGGCAAATATTTCTGCAGTGCCCACGCAGCACCGGCCACAACAATGAGCAAAATAGTCAGCAGAATCCAGTCGCCGCGAACATAAAAGACTGCCATGCCTGATAACAACACCACCAACCCGGTTAAAGAATAAAACAGGAGATTCACAAAGCGCGCAGCAAATACCTTGCGTGTATGGGCACGTCGCATTACGGCCTGGTGATACAAATTGGCGAGATATTTCAACACTCCGTAAACCACGGCCATTACGACAAGCGCTAAAAATAGGTTCAACACACGTGTGCCAAGTAACTCCTTAAGCGCTGTAGCCGGGTCGCGCTGCGTAGCACCTGCAGGTTTTTGCAATTGTTTAAGTTCAAACTGTGCGACAGACATTCGGTTTTTTAAATCATTGCGCCGATGTACCCATCGTTCCTCTATCCCTTTAAACGCCGTCTTAAGTTGTGGCGTAGGCGCATTCTCTCGATGTACCGAGACGCTTAACACTGCCGCCTCCGCAACATCCAACCGTTCCTGATAGATTTCCAATTCCCGTTTAAGCCGCTCAATCTTGCGCGGCCGTTCTGTAAGCTTGCGCATTTCCACAACGATAGGCTCAAATACCGATTCCAGTTGTTCGCGCCAATCAAACTTCTTTTCCTCTTCCTGTACGCCGAACAGACTCATATCGGCTCCACCAGTCAACAACATTTCGAGTGCAATCTGTAGCGACTGCACATCCTGGGAAATCTGTTCAACTTCCTGAGTGAGTCTTTCCTTCTCGCGCTCAGTCACCGCCTTTCTTAAGGCCGATCGCTTGTTCGCAAGTTGTTTACGGGTATATTTAATCGTGTCGATGAGATTTTCAAAGTGGGACCAACTTTCCTCATTCGCGAGATCTGCCTTTTCCGTAGACTCAGCCGCGAATACAGGATTCGTCAACGTCGAGACACACGCCAACAAAATGACCCAAATAAGGTGTTTTTTCATAAATGACATTGGCTACCGCTAAAATTAATACCGTTTTGAACCTTGGGATATACACGCATATCCCGCTCTACCACAGATATCGCGCTTGTAGAAATGGGCAAAGTAAAATATGCCCGGCGAAGTCCTGCAAATGCAAATAACATACACGAAAGAAACCGGAGACAGACCCCTGTCTCAGAAACCTTTCTACCAGGAAAACGCCACTTCACAGCCATATTCGATACACATACTCCGATTCCTGAAAGCACATGCCCCCTGTAGTTACTCACTATTTCTCACACTGCGGAGTGGCTATACATGCATAGACGCACTTTTCTGACGCCAGGCGATATAGAACTTACTCACAGACGAGTGGGCCACATCGCCCTCTTTGATTGACTTAGCCACTATATCCTGTCGTGCCGAGCGTACCTACTATTGAGAAATAGTATCCCTTTCAAAACTCAGATTCAGACAATTCACACAAACTATGGAGGTAAATCATGGCCAAAATTTTGAATTGTTGTCACCGTAGAATGTCAGCGACGTATGAACAAATAGGCCTAATACATCTTTTAAATTGCGCCTTTTTGCTCAACTAAATAAATACTTTTAATTTTCACAGCGATAGATTAAATTCCTGACGTTCCAATGATGAAAATAACACGTATAGGAAAATAAGCCATGCCCGTTACTAACTTACGGCATATTTTGGATGCTGCGCCGCTTGCGATGTGTATTCTCGATGTCGATAGCAAACTGATTTATTGTAATTCAAGCTTTAGCCGCCTTCTAGGCTACTCTCAGGCCGAACTACTCGAATCGCCCATACAACAACTGCTTGATACCGACGACCAACAAGCCCACCAAGACAGACTGATTTCAATAACACAACAACATGCGGCTACGAATGATGCAGTGGATTTTCGCTTTATTCAAAAAAGCCGTCACACTATCTGGCTTTCTGAAAGCTGCTCAAGCATACAGGAAGACGAAAAAACTCTCATCATTTGCCAATTTCTCGATATTGATCAACGCAAAAAAAATGAGCAGCGCCTAAGCCTGATCGAACAACGCTTCAATTTGAGTCAACGTCACGCGAAATATGGCGTATGGGATTGGAATATTCGAACGAATGATCTCTACTGGTCTAATCAGATAGGCCCACTGCTTGGCATAGGCGATGGCGAAATCGACGCCAATTACGCTGACTTCGTAAACGCGACCCACCCGGATGACCGTGAATATGTAGCCGAAGTAATCCGCGCCGCCATCGAAAATGGCGCGGAGTACAATATCGAGCATCGAGTCGTCTGGGCAGACGGCACCATACGCTGGATATTGGAAACCGGCGACGTGATATTCGACGAAAACGGTGTTCCACTGAATATGATCGGCGTGGCCCGCGACGTCACCGAGCATCATCATGCCAATGTAGCGTTGAAAGAAAGTGCCAAACTTTTGAATAGCGCCCAGGCTATTGCGCATGTAGGTCACTGGAGCTGGGATGTCATAAGCGGAAAATTATTCTGGTCAGATGAAATCTATCGTATTTTCGGATATTCCCCGGGAGAGTTTGAACCGACGTACAAAAAATTTATAGAGACCTTACACCCGGATGACATTGAACGCATCAAAATATCAGAAGAACAAGCTTTTTCCCAAGGTAAACCGCACAGCATAGACCATCGTATTATCCGCAAGGATGGCAGTATAGCCTGGGTGCATGAAGAGGCCATCGCGATAACCGATGAGCGTAACCAACCGATCCGCTTGACCGGAACAGTCCAAGACATTACAGAACGCAAAAAACTCGAACAACAATTGGCGGACAAGATCACTCAGGCAGAAGCTGCCAACTACGCCAAAACGACATTTCTTTCACATATGAGTCATGAGTTGCGCACCCCATTAAATGGCATACTGGGGTTTGCTCAGATTATGGAAACAGAAAAACTGTCAGCCGGATTGGCCGGTTATGTAAAAGAAATTATGAATTCGGGTTGGCATCTATTGGATCTGGTAGACGACCTGCTAGATCTATCGCGTGTTGAAACCGGTGCAATCGATTTGAAGCCGGAACCTGTCAATCTCAAAGATCTCATCAGAGAATGCCAGTCCATGATCTCCCCTATGCTCAAAGAGCGCCAACTGATGTTTAGCGCAAACTTTGAAGACAGCGCGGCTGTCATACTGGCAGATCGTCGACGTTTAAAACAAATTCTCATCAACCTGCTTTCCAATGCCATTAAATATAATCGCCCTAATGGAGAAGTTCAGGTCTTTTGCCAACTGTCTGGTGAACATCTTCGTATCAACATTAGAGATACTGGCCAAGGAATACCAGAACACTTAATGCCACGACTGTTTACACCTTTTGATCGACTCGGTAAAGAAGGCATCGAAGAGTCAGGAACCGGTATCGGCCTGGCGCTGGTCAAGCGTCTTGCTGACGCAATGGGTTGTGAATTAGGTGTTGAAAGTATCGAAGGCGTAGGCAGCACCTTCTGGTTGGAGTTTAACCTCGCCAACGAACTTCCCAACGCGTTATTAGATCAGGATAGCGATGTTCACAAAGCCGATAACAAGCAATTGAACAACACGATCCGTGTACTCTATGTGGAAGACAATCCTGCCAATCTTAGGCTAATCCAGGGCTTTTTATCGAATAGACCAAATTTTGAACTAATGGCTGCCACCACTGCGGTGGCAGGGCTAGATCTTGCCCGCACACAAATACCAGATGTGATTTTGATGGATATCAAACTACCTGATATGAGTGGTTTCGAAGCGCTGGCTCGACTGCGAACCGTACGAGAAACTGCCCATATCCCGGTTATTGCCGTCAGCGCGGTTGCTCATGAACAGGATGTCGCCGCAGGTCTCAGAGCAGGATTTTTTCGCTATATAACCAAGCCGGTCAACCTTGGGCTTTTGGA
The nucleotide sequence above comes from Gammaproteobacteria bacterium. Encoded proteins:
- a CDS encoding PAS domain-containing protein, producing MPVTNLRHILDAAPLAMCILDVDSKLIYCNSSFSRLLGYSQAELLESPIQQLLDTDDQQAHQDRLISITQQHAATNDAVDFRFIQKSRHTIWLSESCSSIQEDEKTLIICQFLDIDQRKKNEQRLSLIEQRFNLSQRHAKYGVWDWNIRTNDLYWSNQIGPLLGIGDGEIDANYADFVNATHPDDREYVAEVIRAAIENGAEYNIEHRVVWADGTIRWILETGDVIFDENGVPLNMIGVARDVTEHHHANVALKESAKLLNSAQAIAHVGHWSWDVISGKLFWSDEIYRIFGYSPGEFEPTYKKFIETLHPDDIERIKISEEQAFSQGKPHSIDHRIIRKDGSIAWVHEEAIAITDERNQPIRLTGTVQDITERKKLEQQLADKITQAEAANYAKTTFLSHMSHELRTPLNGILGFAQIMETEKLSAGLAGYVKEIMNSGWHLLDLVDDLLDLSRVETGAIDLKPEPVNLKDLIRECQSMISPMLKERQLMFSANFEDSAAVILADRRRLKQILINLLSNAIKYNRPNGEVQVFCQLSGEHLRINIRDTGQGIPEHLMPRLFTPFDRLGKEGIEESGTGIGLALVKRLADAMGCELGVESIEGVGSTFWLEFNLANELPNALLDQDSDVHKADNKQLNNTIRVLYVEDNPANLRLIQGFLSNRPNFELMAATTAVAGLDLARTQIPDVILMDIKLPDMSGFEALARLRTVRETAHIPVIAVSAVAHEQDVAAGLRAGFFRYITKPVNLGLLEKTIYYAVRGEG